DNA sequence from the Candidatus Rokuibacteriota bacterium genome:
TCGGCTGCATGCCGCTGTCAGGCATCTACGGGAAGTGCGACGAGAAGGAGGCCATCGCGGTGATCCAGCACGCGCTCGACCGCGGCGTCAACTTCCTCGACTCGTCCGACATGTACGGGTGGGGCCACAACGAGGAACTCCTGGGCCGGGCGCTCAAAGGCCGGCGGGAGCAGGCGGTGCTCGCCACCAAGTTCGGCCAGGTCAGGAACCCGAGCGGCGCGAACCTGGTCAACGGCAGGCCCGAGTACGTCCTCCAGGCCTGCGATGCCAGCCTCAAGCGGCTCGGCGTGGACGTGATCGACCTCTACTACCAGCACCGCGTGGATCCGAGCGTGCCCATCGAAGATACGGTCGGCGCGATGAAAAGGCTGATCGAGCAGGGCAAGGTGCGCTACCTTGGGCTCTCGGAGGCCGCGCCCGAGACCATCCGTCGAGCCCACGCCGTCCACCCCCTGAGCGCGGTCCAGACCGAGTACTCGCTCCTCTACCGCGCCGAGGCCGAGGAGACGCTCCCCACCTGCCGCCAGCTCGGCATCTCCTTCGTGGCGTACTCCCCGCTCGGGCGCGGCTTCCTGACCGGCAGGATCCAGACCCCGGGCGACATCCCCGAAGGCGACCGGCGCCGCGACCACCCGCGCTTCCAGGACAAGAACTTCTTCCACAACCTGGAGCTGGCGCACCGGATCGAGCAGATCGCGAAGGAGAAGGGCTGCACGCCCGCGCAGCTCGTGCTGGCCTGGCTCCTGGCACAGGGCCCGGGTATCGTCCCGATCCCCGGCACCAAGCGGAAAGAGCGCGTGGACGAGAACGCGGGCGCGCTGGAGGTCGGGCTCGATGCGTCCGACGTCCAGCGCATCTCGGAGGCCGTCCCCTCGGGAGCCGCTTCGGGCTCGCGTTACCCAGAGCCGCAGATGAAGGCGGTGTACCTGTAGGAGGCGCCGCTACCAGCGCGTGCCGCGCCCCCGGGCGATCACTCCCTGGCGCCGCACCTCGAGCACGGTGGCGATCGTCAGCACCATCAGGCCCGCCGCCACCAGGAAGACCGCGCGCGGATCACCCCGGTCCACCAGCCATCCGTAGACCGGCGGCATCGCCAGCGCGCCGAGATCAAGGCCCGAGTAGACGAAGCCGAAGACCTTGCCCGAGGCCGCGGCCGGCGTCGCCGCCCGTACGATGAGGTCCCGCGAGGGGGCCGTGGCGCCCTTGGCGAAGCCGATGGCCGCCATCAGGGGTGCGAGCAACGCCAGGGGCGGTGCGCCGCTGGCAAGCACCAGGGTCAGCACGGCGGCGAGCAGCATGCCCCCACCCGCCACCACGTGGTGCCGACTCGTCCGGTCAGCCAGGACCCCGCCGGTCA
Encoded proteins:
- a CDS encoding aldo/keto reductase; this translates as MHYRTLGQSTLTVSNLGFGCMPLSGIYGKCDEKEAIAVIQHALDRGVNFLDSSDMYGWGHNEELLGRALKGRREQAVLATKFGQVRNPSGANLVNGRPEYVLQACDASLKRLGVDVIDLYYQHRVDPSVPIEDTVGAMKRLIEQGKVRYLGLSEAAPETIRRAHAVHPLSAVQTEYSLLYRAEAEETLPTCRQLGISFVAYSPLGRGFLTGRIQTPGDIPEGDRRRDHPRFQDKNFFHNLELAHRIEQIAKEKGCTPAQLVLAWLLAQGPGIVPIPGTKRKERVDENAGALEVGLDASDVQRISEAVPSGAASGSRYPEPQMKAVYL